A single region of the Pseudomonas solani genome encodes:
- the tatC gene encoding twin-arginine translocase subunit TatC — protein MSDHKPELDQEMPLVSHLTELRTRLLRCVAAIFLIFAGLFYFAQKIYTLVSAPLRQYLPEGATMIATDVASPFLTPFKLTMVVALFLAMPVILHQVWGFIAPGLYKHEKRIAMPLLVSSIVLFYAGMAFAYFLVFPLIFHFFASVTPEGVSMMTDISSYLDFVMTLFFAFGVAFEIPVAVVLLIWIGVVDVSYLKKIRPYVIIGCFVVGMILTPPDIFSQTLLAIPMWLLFEVGVFFGGLIRKRGDHPEDSTDEPGDQPPATQP, from the coding sequence ATGAGCGATCACAAGCCGGAACTGGACCAGGAAATGCCCCTGGTCTCGCACCTCACCGAACTGCGTACCCGCCTGCTGCGCTGCGTGGCCGCGATCTTCCTGATCTTCGCCGGGCTGTTCTACTTCGCCCAGAAGATCTACACCCTGGTCTCCGCGCCGCTGCGCCAGTACCTCCCCGAAGGCGCGACCATGATCGCCACCGACGTGGCATCGCCCTTCCTCACGCCGTTCAAGCTGACCATGGTGGTGGCACTGTTCCTCGCCATGCCGGTGATCCTGCACCAGGTCTGGGGCTTCATCGCGCCCGGCCTGTACAAGCACGAGAAACGCATCGCCATGCCCCTGCTGGTCTCCAGCATCGTGCTGTTCTACGCCGGCATGGCCTTCGCCTACTTCCTGGTGTTCCCGCTGATCTTCCACTTCTTCGCCAGCGTCACTCCCGAAGGCGTGTCGATGATGACGGACATCAGCAGCTACCTCGATTTCGTCATGACCCTGTTCTTCGCCTTCGGTGTCGCCTTCGAGATCCCGGTGGCCGTGGTGCTGCTGATCTGGATCGGCGTGGTCGACGTCAGCTACCTGAAGAAGATCCGCCCCTATGTGATCATCGGCTGCTTCGTGGTCGGCATGATCCTCACCCCGCCGGACATCTTCTCCCAGACCCTGCTGGCGATTCCCATGTGGCTGCTGTTCGAGGTCGGCGTGTTCTTCGGCGGCCTGATCCGCAAACGTGGCGATCACCCCGAGGACAGCACCGACGAGCCCGGCGACCAGCCGCCCGCCACCCAGCCGTGA
- a CDS encoding 16S rRNA (uracil(1498)-N(3))-methyltransferase, whose amino-acid sequence MNLLLLEEGDLIAPDRALLQGRRLKHLHEVHRAEAGDSLRVGLLGGAMGEGRLLSLEADRAELQFSLEQAPPAKLPLTLLLALPRPKMLRRVLQTVAAMGVPRLVLLNSYRVEKSFWQTPFLEPDAIREQLILGLEQARDTVLPEVVIEKRFKPFVEDRLPAITANTLGLVGHPGPWPACPRAVEGPITLAIGPEGGWIPYEVEKLQEAGLDPVQLGERILRVETAVTALLARLF is encoded by the coding sequence GTGAACCTGCTGCTGCTCGAAGAGGGCGACCTGATCGCCCCCGATCGTGCCCTGCTGCAGGGTCGTCGCCTCAAGCACCTGCATGAAGTGCACCGCGCCGAAGCCGGCGACAGCCTGCGCGTCGGCCTGCTCGGCGGCGCCATGGGCGAAGGTCGCCTGCTGAGCCTGGAGGCGGACCGCGCCGAACTGCAGTTCAGCCTGGAACAGGCGCCACCGGCCAAGCTGCCGCTCACCCTGCTGCTGGCCCTGCCACGGCCGAAGATGCTGCGCCGCGTGTTGCAGACGGTCGCCGCCATGGGCGTGCCGCGCCTGGTGCTGCTCAACAGCTACCGGGTGGAAAAGAGCTTCTGGCAAACCCCCTTCCTCGAACCCGACGCCATCCGCGAACAGCTCATCCTCGGCCTGGAGCAGGCCCGCGACACGGTGCTGCCCGAGGTGGTGATCGAGAAGCGCTTCAAGCCCTTCGTCGAGGATCGCCTGCCCGCCATCACCGCCAACACCCTCGGCCTGGTCGGCCACCCCGGCCCCTGGCCCGCCTGCCCGCGCGCGGTGGAAGGCCCCATCACCCTGGCCATAGGCCCGGAAGGTGGCTGGATTCCCTACGAGGTGGAAAAGCTTCAGGAAGCCGGCCTCGACCCGGTGCAACTGGGTGAGCGCATCCTGCGCGTGGAAACCGCCGTCACCGCCCTGCTCGCCCGCCTGTTCTGA
- a CDS encoding methyl-accepting chemotaxis protein — protein sequence MNEMAATVQEVARNAEQASEAASSADRLSREGEVAVNDAVEQMDRLATEVGRSNDAVGRLKQESDKIGSVLDVIKSVAEQTNLLALNAAIEAARAGDAGRGFAVVADEVRGLAQRTQKSTEEIEELIAGLQSGTQQAASLMDTSRSLTESTVELTRRAGRRLGTIAQAVSTIQQMNQQIAAAAEQQGAVAEEINRSVINVRDISEQTASASEETAASSVELARLGNELQSMVSRFRV from the coding sequence ATGAACGAAATGGCCGCCACCGTGCAGGAGGTCGCGCGCAATGCCGAGCAGGCCTCCGAGGCCGCCAGCTCCGCCGACCGCCTGTCCCGCGAGGGCGAGGTGGCGGTCAACGACGCAGTGGAGCAGATGGATCGCCTGGCCACCGAAGTGGGCCGCTCCAACGACGCCGTCGGCCGCCTCAAGCAGGAAAGCGACAAGATCGGCAGCGTGCTCGACGTGATCAAGTCCGTGGCCGAACAGACCAACCTGCTGGCCCTCAACGCCGCCATCGAGGCCGCCCGCGCGGGCGATGCCGGGCGCGGTTTCGCCGTGGTCGCCGACGAGGTGCGGGGCCTGGCCCAACGCACGCAGAAGTCCACCGAGGAGATCGAGGAACTGATCGCCGGCCTGCAAAGCGGCACCCAGCAGGCCGCCAGCCTGATGGACACCAGCCGCAGCCTGACCGAAAGCACCGTCGAGCTGACCCGCCGAGCGGGCCGCCGCCTGGGCACCATCGCCCAGGCCGTCTCCACCATCCAGCAGATGAACCAGCAGATCGCCGCAGCCGCCGAGCAACAGGGCGCGGTGGCCGAGGAGATCAACCGCAGCGTGATCAACGTGCGCGACATCTCCGAGCAGACCGCCTCCGCCAGCGAGGAAACCGCCGCCTCCAGCGTCGAACTGGCGCGCCTGGGCAACGAGCTGCAATCGATGGTCTCGCGCTTCCGCGTATAA